In Actinomadura citrea, a single window of DNA contains:
- a CDS encoding glutamate ABC transporter substrate-binding protein, with translation MRATRAIAAPGAVLAAAALLSACGLGAEEEQSVAEKGSLVIGVKEDQPALGVKRPDGVYEGFDVDVATYIAGKLGVPKSRLTFRTTNSSVREDALAKGDVDMIVATYSITAKRKSKVTFAGPYYVAHQDTFVRADAAAIKDVRDLKGKRICEVKGSNSWRRVIEERKVAARPVTVDTYGACMDALAGGRLDAVSTDDLILAGFATGRPGRMINAPFTDEKYGVGLKKGDLKGCEEVNRAITDMYQDGTAQRLLNTWFGKSGLKLTTSVPQFEGCT, from the coding sequence ATGCGCGCGACCCGTGCCATCGCCGCCCCGGGGGCCGTCCTCGCCGCGGCGGCGCTGCTGTCCGCCTGCGGCCTCGGCGCCGAGGAGGAGCAGTCCGTCGCCGAGAAGGGCTCCCTCGTGATCGGCGTGAAGGAGGACCAGCCGGCCCTCGGCGTGAAGCGCCCGGACGGGGTCTACGAGGGTTTCGACGTCGACGTCGCGACCTACATCGCCGGCAAGCTGGGCGTCCCGAAGAGCCGCCTGACGTTCAGGACGACGAACTCCTCGGTCCGTGAGGACGCGCTCGCCAAGGGCGACGTCGACATGATCGTCGCGACGTACTCGATCACGGCGAAGCGGAAGTCGAAGGTCACCTTCGCCGGGCCGTACTACGTCGCCCACCAGGACACCTTCGTCCGTGCCGACGCCGCCGCGATCAAGGACGTGCGGGACCTGAAGGGCAAGCGGATCTGCGAGGTGAAGGGGTCGAACTCCTGGCGCCGCGTGATCGAGGAGCGCAAGGTGGCCGCGCGGCCGGTCACCGTGGACACCTACGGCGCCTGCATGGACGCGCTCGCCGGCGGCCGGCTCGACGCGGTGTCGACCGACGACCTGATCCTCGCCGGGTTCGCCACCGGCCGCCCGGGACGGATGATCAACGCGCCGTTCACCGACGAGAAGTACGGCGTCGGCCTGAAGAAGGGGGACCTCAAGGGCTGCGAGGAGGTCAACCGGGCGATCACGGACATGTACCAGGACGGCACCGCCCAGCGGCTGCTGAACACGTGGTTCGGCAAGTCGGGGCTCAAGCTGACGACCAGCGTGCCCCAGTTCGAGGGCTGTACCTGA
- a CDS encoding STAS domain-containing protein: MDFDISLMRDDRCTLVRVKGDIDVVSRARFEEALFEAVESGEAMVVDMREVTFCDSTGLNAIVAANRRAGEHGTHLALVALPPRVQRVFRITGLDKFIPIHETLREAVTAFPSTTP; this comes from the coding sequence ATGGACTTCGACATCAGCCTGATGCGCGACGACCGCTGCACGCTCGTTCGCGTGAAGGGCGACATCGACGTCGTGTCCCGAGCGCGCTTCGAGGAGGCCCTCTTCGAAGCCGTCGAGTCGGGCGAGGCGATGGTCGTCGACATGCGCGAGGTCACGTTCTGCGACTCCACCGGCCTGAACGCGATCGTCGCCGCCAACCGCCGCGCCGGCGAGCACGGGACGCACCTCGCGCTGGTGGCGCTGCCGCCCCGCGTCCAGCGGGTCTTCCGCATCACCGGGCTCGACAAGTTCATCCCGATCCACGAGACGCTGCGCGAGGCCGTCACCGCCTTCCCGTCCACCACTCCGTAG
- a CDS encoding lysophospholipid acyltransferase family protein → MFYTFMTRVVRPILWLLFRPRVVGGENVPSYGPLIVASNHLSFIDSFIIPLAVPRPVTYIAKAAYFEGGGLKNRFVRWFLTNLGHVPVRRGARRAAMGALEQAAEVLDNAGAFAIYPEGTRSPDGRLYRGRTGIGWLALESGARVLPVALEGTEKIQPIGAGLPRVFGPRPTVRIGPPMDFSHYRDLPPAKARRAITDEIVETIQKMSGQEYAAEYNERAEKG, encoded by the coding sequence GTGTTCTACACGTTCATGACGCGCGTGGTGCGTCCGATCCTCTGGCTGCTTTTCCGTCCGCGGGTGGTGGGCGGCGAGAACGTGCCGAGCTACGGGCCGCTCATCGTGGCGAGCAACCACCTGTCGTTCATCGACAGCTTCATCATCCCCCTGGCGGTCCCGCGCCCGGTCACCTACATCGCCAAGGCGGCCTACTTCGAGGGCGGCGGGCTCAAGAACCGCTTCGTCCGCTGGTTCCTCACCAACCTCGGCCACGTCCCGGTGCGGCGCGGCGCCCGGCGGGCCGCCATGGGCGCCCTGGAGCAGGCCGCCGAGGTCCTCGACAACGCCGGCGCGTTCGCGATCTATCCCGAGGGCACCCGCTCGCCCGACGGCCGCCTCTACCGCGGCCGGACGGGCATCGGCTGGCTCGCCCTGGAGTCCGGCGCCCGCGTCCTGCCGGTCGCGTTGGAGGGCACCGAGAAGATCCAGCCGATCGGCGCGGGGCTCCCGCGCGTGTTCGGCCCGCGCCCCACCGTGCGGATCGGCCCGCCGATGGACTTCTCCCACTACCGGGACCTGCCGCCCGCCAAGGCCCGCCGCGCCATCACCGACGAGATCGTCGAGACGATCCAGAAGATGTCCGGCCAGGAGTACGCCGCGGAGTACAACGAGCGGGCCGAAAAGGGCTGA
- a CDS encoding flotillin family protein → MPVLVLAIGVVVAVIVLIVLFKMVWRVAEPNEALIISGLGARSKPIDGVDSLGFKIVTGKGTSVLPGFQVARRLRLDSRAANLEVNCVTQQGIPVKVRGVVIYKVGDDFVSIANAARRFLEQQNSMDGAIHELFTGHLRSIIGNLTVEDLILNRERLTSETRGSAADEMSKLGLVVDSLQIQEIDDETGYITNLGRPHAARVASSARIAEAERNQEATEREQETERQNAAVIRDTEMKKAEYEGQVQQAAQQARQEVILKETRNAELEAERTEKRLESEIRKPADARAYEQVKLAEAEREERISYAQAAATEVQLKAQRESEAIRLMGEAEADATRRKGLAEAEAIKARAEALAENTDAVIAQQLAEQWPQIVEAGAGVFGNVDNMVVLNGAQGVEDMLAKALTLGGTGLGVARQLLAGLNQSAPAGANGHNGVPAATVPVEIPKED, encoded by the coding sequence ATGCCCGTGCTCGTCCTGGCGATCGGTGTCGTCGTCGCCGTCATCGTGCTGATCGTTCTGTTCAAGATGGTGTGGCGGGTCGCCGAGCCGAACGAGGCCCTGATCATCTCCGGGCTCGGCGCCAGGTCCAAGCCGATCGACGGCGTGGACAGCCTCGGGTTCAAGATCGTGACCGGCAAGGGGACGTCCGTCCTGCCGGGCTTCCAGGTCGCCCGCCGGCTGCGGCTCGACAGCCGGGCCGCGAACCTGGAGGTCAACTGCGTGACGCAGCAGGGCATCCCGGTCAAGGTCCGCGGGGTGGTCATCTACAAGGTCGGCGACGACTTCGTGTCGATCGCCAACGCCGCGCGCCGCTTCCTGGAGCAGCAGAACTCGATGGACGGCGCGATCCACGAGCTGTTCACCGGCCACCTGCGCTCCATCATCGGCAACCTCACCGTCGAGGACCTGATCCTCAACCGCGAGCGGCTCACCTCCGAGACCCGCGGCTCCGCCGCCGACGAGATGAGCAAGCTCGGCCTGGTCGTCGACTCCCTGCAGATCCAGGAGATCGACGACGAGACCGGCTACATCACCAACCTCGGCCGCCCGCACGCCGCCAGGGTCGCCTCGTCCGCCCGCATCGCCGAGGCCGAGCGCAACCAGGAGGCCACCGAGCGCGAGCAGGAGACCGAGCGGCAGAACGCGGCGGTCATCCGGGACACCGAGATGAAGAAGGCCGAGTACGAGGGCCAGGTGCAGCAGGCCGCGCAGCAGGCGCGCCAGGAGGTCATCCTCAAGGAGACCCGCAACGCCGAGCTGGAGGCCGAGCGCACCGAGAAGCGGCTGGAGAGCGAGATCCGCAAGCCCGCCGACGCCCGCGCCTACGAGCAGGTCAAGCTGGCCGAGGCCGAGCGCGAGGAGCGCATCTCCTACGCCCAGGCCGCGGCGACCGAGGTCCAGCTCAAGGCCCAGCGCGAGTCCGAGGCCATCCGGCTGATGGGTGAGGCCGAGGCGGACGCGACCCGGCGCAAGGGTCTGGCCGAGGCCGAGGCGATCAAGGCCCGCGCGGAGGCGCTGGCGGAGAACACCGACGCCGTCATCGCCCAGCAGCTCGCCGAGCAGTGGCCGCAGATCGTCGAGGCCGGCGCGGGCGTGTTCGGCAACGTCGACAACATGGTCGTGCTGAACGGCGCCCAGGGCGTCGAGGACATGCTCGCCAAGGCCCTCACGCTCGGCGGCACCGGCCTCGGCGTCGCCCGCCAGCTGCTCGCCGGGCTGAACCAGAGCGCCCCCGCGGGAGCCAACGGCCACAACGGCGTCCCGGCCGCGACCGTCCCCGTCGAGATCCCCAAGGAAGACTAG
- a CDS encoding NUDIX hydrolase — protein sequence MPVPRLAVSVDLVVLTVREQRLCALRWRRDRPPYEGAWSLPGGFIQLDEDLPVAAARLMAERAGLADVRIHLEQLATYGYPDRDPRQRVVSVAYLGLAPDLPASSRAQVLWTAVDDLLHHDRAAFDHRRILGDGMERARAKLEYTSLAAAFCPPEFTVAELRRVYEIVWGTTLDPRNFHRKVTGADRFLIPTDQTTTRDGGRPARLYRRGDAEQLRPPMLRPRG from the coding sequence ATGCCCGTGCCCCGGCTTGCCGTCTCCGTCGACCTCGTGGTGCTCACCGTCCGGGAGCAGCGCCTGTGCGCTCTGCGGTGGCGGCGCGACCGGCCGCCGTACGAGGGGGCGTGGTCGCTGCCGGGCGGGTTCATCCAGCTCGACGAGGACCTGCCGGTGGCCGCGGCCCGGCTGATGGCCGAGCGGGCCGGGCTCGCGGACGTGCGGATCCACCTGGAGCAGCTCGCCACCTACGGGTACCCGGACCGCGACCCCCGGCAGCGGGTGGTGAGCGTGGCGTACCTGGGGCTGGCGCCGGACCTGCCCGCCTCCAGCCGCGCCCAGGTGCTGTGGACGGCCGTGGACGACCTCCTCCACCACGACCGGGCCGCGTTCGACCACCGCCGGATCCTCGGCGACGGGATGGAGCGGGCGCGCGCGAAGCTGGAGTACACCTCCCTGGCGGCGGCGTTCTGCCCGCCCGAGTTCACGGTCGCCGAGCTGCGGCGCGTCTACGAGATCGTGTGGGGCACCACCCTGGACCCGCGGAACTTCCATCGGAAGGTGACCGGCGCCGACCGGTTCCTCATCCCGACCGATCAGACCACGACGCGCGACGGCGGACGTCCCGCGCGCCTTTACCGCAGGGGCGATGCCGAGCAGTTGAGGCCGCCCATGCTGCGGCCCCGCGGATGA
- a CDS encoding DUF6401 family natural product biosynthesis protein has translation MNGDSPEVLGLLVRDIGEAGVAEMAGSPGLAAAVDQHVASLRDELGAPGQPPGADELMGYLHGFAEDAFKRGWWPQDTQDWEFVRIVAVCWMMRNAA, from the coding sequence ATGAACGGTGACTCGCCCGAAGTGCTCGGCCTGCTCGTCCGGGACATCGGTGAGGCGGGCGTCGCGGAGATGGCCGGTTCGCCGGGCCTCGCGGCGGCCGTCGACCAGCACGTGGCCAGCCTCCGCGACGAGCTCGGCGCGCCCGGCCAACCCCCCGGCGCGGACGAGCTGATGGGGTACCTGCACGGTTTCGCGGAGGACGCGTTCAAGCGGGGATGGTGGCCGCAGGACACCCAGGACTGGGAGTTCGTCCGGATCGTGGCTGTTTGTTGGATGATGAGGAACGCTGCGTAG
- the hisC gene encoding histidinol-phosphate transaminase — protein sequence MSEATTPRFRSVLDRFVAYRPGKVVVSPEGRSFKLSSNESPHGPLPSVVEAIGEAARNVNRYPDNNATSLTEAIASFCGVPADHVAVGCGSVGMTQMLLEAVAEPGAEVVYAWRSFEAYPLLVSLSGATSVQVPLRDETHDLRAMADAITENTRVVFVCNPNNPTGTAVGRAEIEAFLDRVPADCLVVLDEAYREYVRDDDVPDGLTLYGDRPNLAILRTFSKAYGLAGLRIGYLVAHPLVAGSIRKTFLPFSVNSVAQAAGIASLDATDELMERVEGTVKERDRVRAALLADGWTVPPTEANFVWLRLGDRTMEFSAACDAHGVSVRPFDGEGARVSIGSPEENDAFLAVAGTFRR from the coding sequence GTGTCCGAGGCAACCACACCCCGCTTCCGCTCCGTCCTCGACCGCTTCGTGGCCTACAGGCCCGGCAAGGTCGTGGTGTCGCCCGAGGGGCGCTCGTTCAAGCTGTCGTCCAACGAGTCGCCGCACGGGCCGCTGCCCTCGGTCGTGGAGGCGATCGGCGAGGCGGCGCGCAACGTCAACCGCTACCCGGACAACAACGCGACCTCGCTGACCGAGGCGATCGCGTCGTTCTGCGGCGTCCCCGCCGACCACGTCGCGGTGGGCTGCGGTTCCGTCGGGATGACCCAGATGCTGCTGGAGGCGGTCGCCGAGCCGGGCGCCGAGGTCGTGTACGCGTGGCGGTCGTTCGAGGCGTACCCGCTGCTGGTGTCGCTGTCGGGCGCGACGAGCGTCCAGGTGCCCCTGCGGGACGAGACCCACGACCTGCGCGCGATGGCGGACGCCATCACCGAGAACACGCGCGTGGTCTTCGTCTGCAACCCGAACAACCCCACCGGCACCGCCGTCGGCCGCGCGGAGATCGAGGCGTTCCTGGACCGGGTCCCCGCCGACTGCCTGGTCGTCCTGGACGAGGCGTACCGCGAGTACGTCCGCGACGACGACGTGCCCGACGGCCTCACCCTCTACGGCGACCGCCCGAACCTGGCGATCCTGCGCACGTTCTCCAAGGCCTACGGGCTCGCGGGCCTGCGCATCGGCTACCTCGTGGCGCATCCGCTCGTCGCCGGGTCCATCCGCAAGACGTTCCTGCCGTTCAGCGTGAACTCCGTCGCGCAGGCCGCCGGCATCGCGTCCCTGGACGCCACCGACGAGCTGATGGAACGGGTCGAGGGCACGGTGAAGGAGCGCGACCGCGTCCGCGCCGCCCTCCTCGCCGACGGCTGGACGGTCCCGCCCACCGAGGCCAACTTCGTGTGGCTGCGCCTCGGCGACCGCACGATGGAGTTCTCCGCCGCCTGCGACGCCCACGGCGTGAGCGTCCGCCCCTTCGACGGCGAGGGCGCCCGCGTCTCCATCGGCTCCCCCGAGGAGAACGACGCCTTCCTGGCCGTCGCCGGCACCTTCAGGCGCTGA
- a CDS encoding transcriptional regulator: MTAARTGSVTPDLTIGVVGPHDLVERVMLMGHGPTPVPSRLVAAAYRDEQEAADKVVRLGSGVDVCLFASPVPYDFARKAGVLTMPATYVPLNGAALQGALLRASLDERFDPSRVSIDVLGRAEVEEAYSEISLGTEQVHLREEAAGPGTLAAFHERLWRRGATTVAMTCVHATAERMEMAGVPTIRVRPTGAAIRSSLQTAALLGAHHRLEESQLVVVLVDVPTLRETPRRVTPRYWRDELKLALHRVLLQEAHRMNASVWPVDDHSYLVIATRGSVTASTEGFRTPPFVERVREELGLAIEVGIGMGRTAHEAENHARAALARSQSSQRAQGFALDRDGRALVPAPRTPPRTQPQAKPKGLEILARLADKLGDQEQPLIVDAENAGKMLGVTPRTARRLLRTLVEEGLAWPLPPNRTPQPGRPRQLYRLIVEKLGPAKTS, from the coding sequence ATGACGGCGGCGCGAACGGGGTCCGTCACCCCCGACCTCACGATCGGGGTCGTCGGCCCCCATGACCTCGTCGAACGGGTCATGCTCATGGGCCACGGCCCCACACCCGTACCGAGCAGGCTGGTGGCCGCCGCGTACCGCGACGAGCAGGAGGCGGCCGACAAGGTCGTGCGCCTCGGCTCGGGCGTGGACGTGTGCCTGTTCGCCAGCCCGGTCCCGTACGACTTCGCGCGCAAGGCCGGCGTCCTGACGATGCCCGCCACCTACGTGCCGCTGAACGGCGCCGCGCTGCAGGGCGCGCTGCTGCGGGCCTCGCTCGACGAGCGCTTCGACCCGTCCAGGGTCAGCATCGACGTGCTCGGACGGGCCGAGGTCGAGGAGGCCTACTCCGAGATCAGCCTCGGCACCGAGCAGGTGCACCTGCGCGAGGAGGCCGCCGGTCCCGGCACGCTCGCCGCGTTCCACGAGCGGCTCTGGCGGCGCGGCGCGACCACCGTCGCGATGACCTGCGTGCACGCCACCGCCGAGCGCATGGAGATGGCGGGCGTCCCGACCATCCGCGTCCGGCCGACCGGCGCCGCGATCCGCAGCTCCCTGCAGACCGCCGCGCTCCTCGGCGCGCACCACCGCCTGGAGGAGTCGCAGCTCGTCGTCGTGCTGGTGGACGTGCCGACCCTCCGCGAGACCCCGCGCCGCGTCACCCCGCGCTACTGGCGCGACGAGCTGAAGCTGGCCCTGCACCGGGTGCTCCTCCAGGAGGCGCACCGGATGAACGCCTCGGTGTGGCCCGTCGACGACCACAGCTACCTCGTCATCGCCACGCGCGGCTCGGTCACCGCGTCCACCGAGGGCTTCCGGACGCCGCCGTTCGTCGAGCGCGTCCGCGAGGAGCTCGGCCTGGCCATCGAGGTCGGCATCGGGATGGGCCGCACGGCCCACGAGGCGGAGAACCACGCCCGCGCCGCCCTGGCACGCTCCCAGAGCTCCCAGCGGGCGCAGGGCTTCGCGCTGGACCGCGACGGCCGCGCGCTCGTCCCCGCGCCCCGCACGCCGCCGCGCACCCAGCCGCAGGCCAAGCCGAAGGGCCTGGAGATCCTGGCCCGGCTCGCCGACAAGCTCGGCGACCAGGAGCAGCCCCTCATCGTGGACGCGGAGAACGCCGGCAAGATGCTCGGCGTCACGCCCCGCACGGCCCGCCGCCTCCTGCGCACGCTCGTCGAGGAGGGCCTCGCCTGGCCGCTCCCGCCGAACCGCACCCCCCAGCCCGGCCGCCCCCGCCAGCTCTACCGCCTGATCGTCGAAAAGCTGGGGCCGGCGAAGACGAGCTGA
- the murA gene encoding UDP-N-acetylglucosamine 1-carboxyvinyltransferase codes for MGHEVRYRMRGGRQLHGTVFIQGAKNAVLPMIGASLMASRGRTVLRNVPIIEDVRRAVELARAIGAKAELHETERTLVIDASTLSSPVLPAEIASRFRGSFLFVPALLHRLGEAVIEGVGGCNLGSRNLDFHYNGFKRMGATVTEHVADNGDGIIHIKAGDLRGGTLYCDTPSHTGTENLIMAAALAHGTTLIKNAALEPEVLDNIAILQAMGARISGGGTGFITVEGVDELTAVEHTVMPDRIDAGVFVMAAAITGGDLSLVGASLEHLGVAADKLEQMGVEFHQQGAVLQVRRDRTLRPINVITDEYPGFATDLQSPIMAVSCLAEGPSYIYERIFDGRFKLAGELAKMGADIEVDGNRAKVNGPRGLRGAEVEAHDLRCGSALVLAGLAAEGETTITSAYYLDRGHAHTAERLSQLGAEIVREVG; via the coding sequence ATGGGCCACGAGGTTCGCTACCGCATGCGCGGCGGCCGACAGCTGCACGGCACGGTCTTCATCCAGGGGGCGAAGAACGCAGTCCTGCCGATGATCGGCGCCTCGCTGATGGCCTCCCGGGGACGCACCGTGCTGCGCAACGTCCCGATCATCGAGGACGTGCGGCGGGCGGTGGAGCTGGCGCGGGCCATCGGCGCCAAGGCCGAGCTGCACGAGACCGAGCGCACGCTGGTGATCGACGCCTCGACGCTGAGCAGCCCCGTGCTGCCCGCCGAGATCGCGTCCCGGTTCCGCGGCTCGTTCCTGTTCGTCCCGGCGCTGCTGCACCGCCTCGGCGAGGCGGTCATCGAGGGCGTCGGCGGCTGCAACCTCGGCAGCCGCAACCTGGACTTCCACTACAACGGCTTCAAGCGGATGGGCGCCACGGTCACCGAGCACGTGGCCGACAACGGCGACGGCATCATCCACATCAAGGCCGGCGACCTGCGCGGCGGCACGCTCTACTGCGACACCCCCTCGCACACCGGCACCGAGAACCTGATCATGGCGGCGGCGCTGGCGCACGGCACCACGCTGATCAAGAACGCGGCACTGGAGCCGGAGGTGCTGGACAACATCGCCATCCTCCAGGCGATGGGCGCCCGGATCAGCGGCGGCGGCACCGGGTTCATCACGGTCGAGGGCGTGGACGAGCTGACCGCCGTCGAGCACACCGTGATGCCCGACCGGATCGACGCCGGCGTGTTCGTGATGGCCGCCGCGATCACCGGTGGCGACCTCAGCCTCGTCGGCGCCTCGCTGGAGCACCTCGGCGTCGCCGCCGACAAGCTGGAGCAGATGGGCGTGGAGTTCCACCAGCAGGGCGCCGTCCTGCAGGTGCGCCGCGACCGGACGCTCCGCCCGATCAACGTCATCACCGACGAGTACCCGGGCTTCGCCACCGACCTGCAGTCGCCGATCATGGCGGTGTCCTGCCTGGCCGAGGGCCCGTCCTACATCTACGAGCGGATCTTCGACGGCCGCTTCAAGCTGGCCGGCGAGCTGGCGAAGATGGGCGCCGACATCGAGGTGGACGGCAACCGCGCGAAGGTCAACGGCCCGCGCGGGCTGCGCGGCGCCGAGGTCGAGGCCCACGACCTGCGCTGCGGCAGCGCCCTGGTGCTGGCCGGCCTCGCCGCCGAGGGCGAGACCACCATCACCTCCGCCTACTACCTCGACCGCGGGCACGCGCACACGGCCGAGCGGCTCTCCCAGCTCGGTGCCGAGATCGTCCGAGAAGTCGGTTAG
- a CDS encoding MOSC domain-containing protein — protein sequence MQGTLTELNAYPLKSGGGTALRSAELTPRGLPFDREFMLVTPEGRFLSQRDHARMALMRPSYDGTVLTVDAPGAPRLVHKAADEGEVREVSVQRSQCQGVDQGDEAAAWFGDLLGADCRLVRFTGLRPTSRGGGEVMFADGYPLLVISAESLADLNARLDEPLPMNRFRPSLVVEGLGPYGEDEVRLLRVGETVIEMVKPCTRCVITTTDQRTAERGREPLRTLASYRTRDRGIQFGQNCVPRVLGTLRVGDPVEAVAARTP from the coding sequence GTGCAGGGGACCCTGACCGAGCTGAACGCCTACCCGCTCAAGAGCGGCGGCGGGACCGCGCTGCGCAGCGCCGAGCTGACCCCGCGCGGCCTGCCGTTCGACCGCGAGTTCATGCTGGTCACCCCCGAGGGCCGCTTCCTGTCCCAGCGCGACCACGCCCGGATGGCGCTGATGCGCCCGTCCTACGACGGGACGGTCCTCACGGTGGACGCCCCCGGCGCCCCGCGGCTCGTCCACAAGGCCGCGGACGAGGGCGAGGTGCGGGAGGTCTCCGTCCAGCGGTCGCAGTGCCAGGGCGTCGACCAGGGCGACGAGGCGGCGGCCTGGTTCGGCGACCTGCTCGGCGCCGACTGCCGCCTCGTGCGCTTCACCGGCCTGCGTCCCACGTCCCGCGGCGGGGGCGAGGTCATGTTCGCCGACGGCTACCCGCTGCTGGTGATCTCCGCCGAGTCCCTCGCCGACCTCAACGCGCGGCTGGACGAGCCGCTCCCGATGAACAGGTTCCGCCCGTCCCTCGTCGTCGAGGGCCTCGGCCCCTACGGCGAGGACGAGGTGCGCCTGCTGCGCGTCGGCGAGACCGTCATCGAGATGGTCAAGCCGTGCACCCGCTGCGTCATCACCACCACCGACCAGCGGACCGCCGAGCGCGGCCGTGAGCCGCTGCGGACGCTCGCCTCCTACCGCACCCGGGACCGCGGCATCCAGTTCGGCCAGAACTGCGTCCCGCGCGTCCTCGGCACGCTCAGGGTGGGCGACCCGGTGGAGGCCGTGGCGGCCCGCACCCCCTGA
- the purB gene encoding adenylosuccinate lyase, which yields MIERYTLPEMGRVWSDAHKYELWCQVEVLVVEAHAEAGTIPPEVVEPVRKAPPPTPEAVHAIEAVTQHDVIAFLSAWADNTEPREAARFVHFGMTSSDLLDTALALQLVEATDILLEKADALVATLRDHALAHRATLRVGRTHGIHGEPDVWGHRVADFAFAMGRSRDRLRRAREAVGVMAISGAVGTYSNIDPAVELHVARKLGLKAADVSTQVVLRDGISEWVSSLAIMATVCEAIALEVRHGQRTEVRELWEPFGKGQKGSSAMPHKKNPIISERLAGMARIVRAQIVPVLEGIPLWHERDISHSSTERIALPDASVALDYMLNLTNRLMSGLVVDEARMRENLDSTGGLIYTSTVLLELVEAGMSRDDEAYPLVQKAAMQTWETGAPFRETLRVHAAEAGLTLDEKRLDEVCRPERFVKRLGPMFDRLTALR from the coding sequence GTGATTGAGCGCTACACCCTTCCGGAGATGGGACGCGTCTGGAGCGACGCGCACAAGTACGAGCTGTGGTGCCAGGTGGAGGTCCTCGTCGTCGAGGCCCACGCCGAGGCCGGCACGATCCCGCCGGAGGTGGTGGAGCCGGTGCGCAAGGCGCCGCCGCCGACGCCGGAGGCCGTGCACGCCATCGAGGCGGTGACGCAGCACGACGTGATCGCCTTCCTGTCGGCGTGGGCGGACAACACCGAGCCCCGCGAGGCCGCCCGGTTCGTCCACTTCGGCATGACGTCGTCCGACCTGCTCGACACGGCGCTCGCGCTGCAGCTGGTCGAGGCCACCGACATCCTGCTGGAGAAGGCGGACGCGCTCGTCGCGACGCTGCGCGACCACGCGCTGGCCCACCGGGCGACGCTGCGGGTCGGGCGCACGCACGGCATCCACGGCGAACCGGACGTGTGGGGCCACCGCGTCGCCGACTTCGCGTTCGCCATGGGCCGGTCCCGCGACCGGCTGCGGCGCGCCCGCGAGGCCGTGGGCGTGATGGCGATCTCCGGTGCGGTCGGGACGTACTCCAACATCGACCCGGCGGTCGAGCTGCACGTCGCGCGCAAGCTCGGCCTGAAGGCCGCGGACGTGTCGACGCAGGTCGTCCTGCGGGACGGGATCAGCGAGTGGGTCTCGTCCCTGGCGATCATGGCGACGGTGTGCGAGGCGATCGCGCTGGAGGTGCGGCACGGGCAGCGCACCGAGGTCCGGGAGCTGTGGGAGCCGTTCGGCAAGGGCCAGAAGGGCTCGTCGGCGATGCCGCACAAGAAGAACCCGATCATCTCCGAGCGGCTGGCGGGGATGGCGCGGATCGTGCGGGCCCAGATCGTCCCGGTGCTGGAGGGCATCCCGCTGTGGCACGAGCGCGACATCTCGCACTCCTCCACCGAGCGGATCGCGCTGCCTGACGCCTCCGTCGCGCTCGACTACATGCTGAACCTGACGAACCGCCTCATGTCCGGCCTCGTCGTCGACGAGGCGCGGATGCGGGAGAACCTGGATTCGACCGGCGGGCTCATCTACACCTCGACCGTCCTGCTGGAGCTGGTCGAGGCGGGCATGTCGCGCGACGACGAGGCCTACCCGCTCGTCCAGAAGGCCGCCATGCAGACGTGGGAGACCGGCGCTCCGTTCCGCGAGACCCTGCGCGTGCACGCGGCGGAGGCGGGCCTCACGCTGGACGAGAAGCGCCTGGACGAGGTGTGCCGCCCCGAGCGCTTCGTCAAGCGCCTCGGCCCGATGTTCGACCGCCTGACCGCTCTCAGGTAG